Proteins from a single region of Plasmodium brasilianum strain Bolivian I chromosome 13, whole genome shotgun sequence:
- a CDS encoding eukaryotic translation initiation factor 5 produces the protein MSYINIPRDRNDPNYRYKMPKLISKIEGRGNGIRTNIANMGEIARSLKRPPMYPTKFFGCELGTMVKFEENEEKAIVNGAHKENDLVNILDKFIEMYVLCPHCLLPETDIIVKKGFLICKCNACGNIGELNNSHKIATYMIKNPPMISTVGSKKKKSKEKKLEKNGKSKSEKGERNERSEKNNEESKNGVVHSGGDNDSSQYEDSDKSHTMNNVCSNNKKDKKSKRKEKRKKTEDNFVLEKESLYFDSIEIKEVIDRLRTLYITFPNISDNDFCEELRVLQVSQSFDSKCRIFICLCALFDDKITKDLLEQNIKYIKKVNDTSVTVIDIFHAMEYYINKIAHNAVVIYPYILQVLYNNDILESKDIIKRYDEDDSATLQERSNSNDILDERIKFYNDCYNKCKSMAKHFVNWLKDNDSDEDDETDEEENKTSSLVNNNLPNYKVKSLRNNEEKGKEMNNCFNDNDKAFEDSKSEKYDDEIFLDAKDGINYTGDEEEIDIDAI, from the coding sequence ATGTCGTACATCAACATTCCGAGGGATCGTAACGATCCTAATTATAGATATAAGATGCCAAAACTAATTTCCAAAATTGAAGGTAGAGGAAATGGAATTAGGACAAATATAGCTAACATGGGAGAAATAGCAAGGTCATTGAAACGCCCTCCAATGTATCCTACGAAGTTTTTTGGATGTGAATTAGGAACAATGGTAAAGTTtgaagaaaatgaagaaaaagcaATTGTAAATGGTGCTCATAAGGAAAATGATCtagtaaatattttagaTAAGTTTATTGAAATGTATGTTCTTTGCCCACATTGTTTATTACCTGAAACAGATATAATTGTTAAAAAGGGTTTTTTAATATGCAAATGTAATGCTTGTGGAAATATAGGAGAACTTAACAACTCACATAAAATTGCGACATATATGATAAAGAATCCACCCATGATTAGTACTGTTGGAAGTAAGAAGAAAAAGTCTAAGGAAAagaaattagaaaaaaatggtaaaagtAAAAGTGAAAAAGGGGAAAGAAACGAAAGGAGCGAAAAGAATAATGAAGAAAGTAAAAACGGAGTAGTACACTCAGGTGGGGATAATGACAGTTCTCAATATGAAGACTCGGATAAAAGTCATACAATGAATAATGTTTGTAGCAATAACaaaaaggacaaaaaaagtaaaagaaaggagaaaagaaaaaaaacagagGATAATTTTGTTTTGGAAAAAGAATCCTTATATTTTGATAGTATAGAAATTAAAGAAGTTATTGATAGATTAAGAACTCTATATATAACTTTTCCAAATATTAGTGATAATGATTTTTGTGAAGAATTACGAGTTTTGCAGGTTTCACAAAGCTTTGATTCCAAGTGcagaatttttatttgtttatgtgCTTTATTTGATGATAAAATAACGAAAGATTTATTAGAACAAAAcataaagtatataaaaaaagttaatgaTACGTCAGTAACTGTAATTGATATTTTTCATGCTatggaatattatataaacaaaatagcGCATAATGCAGTTGTAATTTATCCCTATATATTACAGgtgttatataataatgatattttaGAAAGTAAAGATATAATTAAACGATATGATGAAGATGACAGCGCTACATTACAAGAGAGGagtaatagtaatgatattttagatgaaagaattaaattttataacgATTGTTACAATAAATGCAAAAGTATGGCAAAACATTTCGTTAACTGGCTAAAAGATAATGATTCAGATGAAGACGATGAAACggatgaagaagaaaataaaacaagtaGTCtagttaataataatttgccAAATTACAAAGTAAAATCACTAcgaaataatgaagaaaaaggaaaagaaatgaacaactgttttaatgataatgataaagCGTTTGAAGATTCGAAGAGCGAAAAATATGatgatgaaatatttttagacGCAAAAGACGGAATTAACTACACTGGGGATGAGGAGGAAATCGACATTGACGCGATTTAA